DNA from Planctomycetota bacterium:
CTTGGCGCCAAGGCGTTCGAGGGCTTGTTTGGCCGTTTCGGCTTCGGGCAGGTCGGCAAAGAGCCGGACGATGGATCGGTACCGCGCGATCGCCGCGTCAACGTTGCCCCGATCCTCCAGCATGCGCGCCATCTCCAAAGCCTTGGTCGCGCCGTCACGCCGCTCGGCGGCGGCCAGTGCCTTGCGCACGGCGGGGTCTCGTCGGAGTTCTTCGATGCGGTCACGGGCCTGCTGGTCGAAACCGGTGTCGGCCAACTCGTTGGCGATGCGTTGGAGGTGGCCGAGTGCGGCCAGTGCGTCACCGGCTTCCAGCAACGCATCCGCCTCGGCGAACGCCGTGCTTCCGAACTGCCGAGCTCGCTCGACCAGTTCCGCATAGACCGGTGCGCTCGGCGAACCGTCATCGACCGCCGACGCGGGGATCGCTGTAAGCCGACGTAACGCATCGCCGAACTTCCGATCGTCGAACAGCTTGGTGATGACCGCGAGCTCGGCGGCAAGTCCTTCCGCCGTCATCGTCTCGAAACCCTGCACGCCCGCTTCGCCCAGCGCCTTCACCACGGCGTCTTCCAGCCGAGCGATATCCCCGTTGAACGTGACCAGGCCATCGGCGCCCACGACGACGACACGCGGTCCGAAATGGACATCCCACGCAACCCGGTAGTCGTCGAGCCGGCCACGCATCGCGTAAAAGATCGACCAGTTCGCGTCGAACGTGTCGGCAAATCCGACGACCGCCGCCTGGTTGTTGTCGAGGCTCACGCCGAGCATCACCACGCCATGACGGGCGTATCGGTTGCGAACTTCGAGGAGTCTCGGCATTTCGCGTCGGGTGGACGCGTCGAGGCCGTGGAAGAAATGAACGATCACGACATTGCCGTGCAGCCGCCGAAGGTCGACCTGCTGCTTGGTGCGAAACGCCTCGAACTGCAGCGGCGGTGCCGGCTCGCCGACGACGACCTGTGCCCGCGCATCCGACACGAATCCGAAGACCAGACAAACTATCAGTGGCAAGTGAGCAAACTTCGGCATGCGACCCCTCTGGATTAGAAGACGCCTGAA
Protein-coding regions in this window:
- a CDS encoding tetratricopeptide repeat protein; the protein is MPLIVCLVFGFVSDARAQVVVGEPAPPLQFEAFRTKQQVDLRRLHGNVVIVHFFHGLDASTRREMPRLLEVRNRYARHGVVMLGVSLDNNQAAVVGFADTFDANWSIFYAMRGRLDDYRVAWDVHFGPRVVVVGADGLVTFNGDIARLEDAVVKALGEAGVQGFETMTAEGLAAELAVITKLFDDRKFGDALRRLTAIPASAVDDGSPSAPVYAELVERARQFGSTAFAEADALLEAGDALAALGHLQRIANELADTGFDQQARDRIEELRRDPAVRKALAAAERRDGATKALEMARMLEDRGNVDAAIARYRSIVRLFADLPEAETAKQALERLGAKTDRGPADPSLKKAERLYRLAESYRAAGKAETARAKYEEVIENYPDTFWAKQARKALQELE